The region gtttggttgggtgtattagCCTAATACGGGTCTATTCCATTACTGATCTAATCCCCAAATTCCACCGATTTCCAATCCCTTCCTTGTGCTCAGTTTAGGTCTGGATTGAGTTTtggtccctgttttaccctcctgaTTCACGCTTCTGTCTTACCCAAAATCCACCGTATTCTGTTTCTTCCTTCTACCTTTCTTCTCCACTCTCCTCACATTTCTGTCTTACCTTTCTATCTCCACCGATTCACGCTTTTACCTTTCTGTTTTACCTCTCTTTGGCGTTACAACTAGACTTTGAACACCAATCAGAAAGCAGCCTCCTTCTCACATTTTCTGTTCCTCTCTATCGGTGAAACTATGTTCTGTCCATTGGAACCGGTAAGGAAGATACaaccttattttttatttaaaaatatgttttcccAATGATTATTGGattaaatttcatccttttaatAGTTTTGTTTCTTGGTTTGGAAATCTAGAAATTGGATTAAAGGAAACAATAGAACACGGGTCTTTCACTGATAATAGTCCTACCACTTTTGACAAGGCTGTTGAAGATTTTAAAGCAAGCAATGTTGTGAAGGCTATGAAAATTGATTCACAAGACAGTAGTGGTGATGATTCAGAAGAGAGTGAATGAAAATGATTTCCTACCATCTATCTTTCACATCTTAAGACTATCATGTGGTCATTAGCTCAATCTGAATTACTTCTTTTTGTTATCATATCAAAAGCTTTTCGTTTGATATCTCACTTATCATCAACTATTTTCATTGGATTTGCAAACTGGAGAGCTTTTACTAACAGGGGTATGAATGGATATGCTGGAGCTAATACTCGAAGAAGGATTTCTTCAGATAAACAAGGACCTACTGTGGTTCATCAAAAGCCAGGGCCTTTACAAACAATATTTAAGCTCCTTCCAGATGAGGCAAGTTTCTTAGATTGtatttgtaagttttatttataaataaatttggcatgatatgGTTGTACTAACAAATAGGAGTTCTAGGTAATCCCTTTTAATCACTTCAGACCTTGGGTTATCTAACAGGCATTTTCTTTCAGGTTGTGGAGCATAGTTACTCATGTGCACTTGAGAGATCATTCTTGTACCATGGTCGTATGTATGTCTCCGCATGGCACATTTGTTTCCATTCTAATGTGTTCTCAAAACAAATGAAGGTTAGGTTGTAATTTTGGTTAATAATTTACCAAGGTTTAGCCTGTTGAATTTCAGTAACCCTGTCAAAATATATGCTGAATTAATGGCAATTTTACCTACAGTAGAATCCAGAGACATGTAAACTTTCACATTAAAATCTCCCCATCTTCCTTTTCTAAAGGCAAAAACAATTGAACTATATAAAGATAGTAAAAGAAATAGATTTGACACCTTCTATGGCATTATAAACCGAAAAGAGATGTTCAGTGTTTCAAATCTTAACAATCCTTTTTTTACATGACAGGTGGTGATACCATTTGGGGATATAGATGAGGTAAACTTTGTTCTTCTGATAAGTTAGTTAAAGTTAGTTCtgtgatattaaaaaaaattattttataaatgttaCATGAATTGACTTGACCATGGTggagattattatttttaatttgtttatgctTATAATTTTCATTTGGTTTATGCAGATTCGTAGAAGTCAGCATGCATTCATTAATCCTGCAATAACAATTATTCTTCGCATGGGGGCTGGTGGGCATGGTGTACCATGCAATAACAATTATTTTGGAACCGGAACCATGCATTAAGAGCATTACAGCGCGCATCAAAGAACTACCATACAATGTTGGAAGCTGAAAAGAAGGTTTTCTTGCCTTTGCTCTATGATTTGTGAATTAACTTTTGTTGAACTGTAgtcttgattattattattttgatatgatCAGAGGCATTAGTTTTCTTCACATCCATAGAAACAgcaaaatttggtagctgaaagCTTTTCTTACTGCCAAAGAAGGGGCATTTACTTTCCATTTAGTATTAATTTTGCTATAATCTTGTTGACATTGTCTGGGAGCTGGTAAAGATGACAGGATATTGGAAAATGTTAGTGCAGTAAATAGTTATTTCTTGGCCAAGGAGTAGGAAAATGTTGGATTATACATTGAGTTggattaaaaatgtaaagaagcAAGAACATATTGGGAATAAGTGGATGGAAAGATTGTGAAAGCTGAATTTTATAAGATTTCCTTTTCTAAATGATGAAGTATAGTTTTTCGGGGGCACTCTTTGAACCTGTGAGGTGCTCAATGATGTATTTCAACTACTCAGGAGTCTGGAATAGGAAGTGATATGGTTGGACCAATGAGAATGTGATGGGTGAATACATTTGTCTGTGAACTCAAATATAATGAAAGCTTATTTGTTGTTGCTATTGCTATTTGCTTTTGTGGTAGCAAATTTATGTTTAAAGTAA is a window of Gossypium hirsutum isolate 1008001.06 chromosome D08, Gossypium_hirsutum_v2.1, whole genome shotgun sequence DNA encoding:
- the LOC107944493 gene encoding BAG-associated GRAM protein 1-like, encoding MWSLAQSELLLFVIISKAFRLISHLSSTIFIGFANWRAFTNRGMNGYAGANTRRRISSDKQGPTVVHQKPGPLQTIFKLLPDEVVEHSYSCALERSFLYHGRMYVSAWHICFHSNVFSKQMKVVIPFGDIDEIRRSQHAFINPAITIILRMGAGGHGVPCNNNYFGTGTMH